The following proteins are co-located in the Triticum aestivum cultivar Chinese Spring chromosome 1A, IWGSC CS RefSeq v2.1, whole genome shotgun sequence genome:
- the LOC123052259 gene encoding uncharacterized protein: MTAGGASAGAVRRAVDRACAAARGARRALARFAPRPSAFGAAADAEAAAVRGVRNARTFRYHYAALQWALLLASLAAAGHRASVLFLMAASKVLLVCLGLLAPFPRLALLRRLVAAAFVALVLADLAAAGAVANLMAALAVGVPVIVLHASFRVRDDLEGPSTENGEEEEADEEAAVVEKREDGDTEAGPTRRSTAVAPRSPK, encoded by the coding sequence ATGACTGCCGGCGGCGCGAGCGCGGGCGCGGTCCGGCGGGCGGTCGACAGGGCGTGCGCGGCCGCCAGGGGGGCGCGGCGCGCGCTAGCGCGGTTCGCGCCGCGGCCGTCGGCGTTCGGCGCGGCGGCCGACGCGGAGGCCGCGGCGGTGCGCGGGGTCCGCAACGCGCGCACGTTCCGGTACCACTACGCCGCGCTGCAGTGGGCGCTCCTCCTGGCGTCGCTGGCCGCGGCGGGGCACCGGGCGTCGGTGCTCTTCCTCATGGCCGCCTCCAAGGTCCTCCTCGTCTGCCTCGGCCTCCTCGCGCCGTTCCCGCGCTTGGCGCTGCTCCGCCGGCTCGTCGCCGCGGCGTTCGTCGCGCTCGTGCTCGCCGACCTCGCCGCGGCCGGCGCGGTCGCCAACCTCATGGCCGCGCTGGCGGTGGGCGTCCCGGTCATCGTGCTCCACGCCTCGTTCCGCGTCCGCGACGACCTCGAGGGGCCTTCCACGGAgaacggcgaggaggaggaggcggacgaggaggcggCGGTCGTGGAGAAGAGGGAGGACGGCGATACGGAGGCAGGCCCCACGCGGCGGTCCACGGCGGTCGCGCCACGATCGCCAAAGTGA
- the LOC123052269 gene encoding nucleoside diphosphate kinase 1, protein MAEQTFIMIKPDGVQRGLIGEVISRFEKKGFYLKGLKLQNVEKSFAEQHYSDLSSKPFFAGLVEYIVSGPVVAMVWEGKSVVATGRKIIGATNPLASEPGTIRGDFAVDIGRNVIHGSDSVESARKEIALWFPEGIAEWRSSQHNWIYEA, encoded by the exons ATGGCCGAGCAGACCTTCATCATGATCAAGCCTGACGGCGTCCAGAGGGGCCTC ATCGGCGAGGTCATCAGCCGCTTCGAGAAGAAGGGCTTCTACCTCAAAG GTCTGAAGCTCCAGAACGTGGAGAAGTCGTTCGCCGAGCAGCACTACTCTGATCTGTCCTCCAAGCCCTTCTTCGCTGGGCTCGTGGAGTACATCGTCTCCGGCCCGGTCGTCGCTATGGTCTGGGAGGGCAAGAGCGTCGTCGCCACTGGACGCAAGATCATTGGCGCCACCAACCCCCTGGCCTCTGAGCCCGGCACCATCCGTGGTGACTTTGCCGTCGACATCGGCAG GAACGTCATCCATGGAAGCGACTCAGTTGAGAGTGCCAGGAAGGAGATCGCCCTGTGGTTCCCTGAGGGCATTGCAGAGTGGAGGAGCAGCCAGCACAACTGGATCTATGAGGCATAA